The following are encoded together in the Oscarella lobularis chromosome 10, ooOscLobu1.1, whole genome shotgun sequence genome:
- the LOC136191884 gene encoding general vesicular transport factor p115-like: MEIFTKGISAVLGGSGEASQPSGVDTIERLCNRIQSSTLLNDRRDAVRALRSLSKKFRLEVGTQAMDLLVDVLERDRSDVDIVELALDTICNVVSVDSTSTPSTSELGIQFTEIFIKKPKNVTLVLTFVEDYDFHLRWPAAKLLNVLIVNKCNQMQEIIVGSPMGVSKLMDLLSDSRDFIRNEGILILLQLTKGNAMIQKIVAFENAFDRLLDIVFDEGLSDGGIIVEDCILLMHTLLKNNTSNQNFFREASHIHRILPFFDLGLPIKGNSPVQWDSQKIANIMHMLKLVGILVSPGNPQQGVASSQKAIHSCGLTQLFCVLMYSNGLASELLTQAINTVAEVIRGSPANQELFSKFRLPGDQTKSAVLGLLSTIASEKQLLPLRCAALYCFQSFLYKNEEGQGEIVSTLLPSSSDVAQTVSAGQLLCTGLFSQDPLCTWSASVSLAATLNAFQREQLLRVQLAVTADQPPTTLLQLSVDLVRQPNAHLQSRVGLLILLSTWLAGSAQCVTVFLSNQSNMSFLTGLAEHEPDTEPDRLVQGLSCFLLGICLACHPGTELPYSRDALQQIIQQRIGLERFNGCLGFVMHSEAFIRAAKHPQLDAKNGEEILFDHMFTVFFKDQFDTVSKAASNQLTLPSSSHSGRSQSPLAAGAAVVNGAPVEDHDSIVTSYKDLIRDQDQQLRDLKAELESVKAERNEALAAKRDLELRASTISEAKREDDGTESKLQMQLEETLAINAAIQNEIQEGRDAIANLERQLAASRRAEQAASENADLLKSKAGTEEMNLSREIGELKSQLANVGSEKEALIAERDSLQHELNKLQSQTDGQDDSTRELKKVQAEYDELQKKCETIEKEMDDLLVLLTENTEKNKKLKEKLRGLGQEVSDDEDEDDEDEDEDEV; the protein is encoded by the exons atGGAAATCTTCACGAAAGGCATCAGCGCCGTCTTAGGCGGATCGGGAGAAGCAAGTCAGCCGTCGGGCGTAGACACG ATCGAACGCCTGTGCAATCGAATCCAATCGTCGACTCTTCTAAACGACCGTCGAGATGCCGTCCGAGCCCTTCGATCGCTGTCCAAA AAATTTCGCCTCGAAGTCGGAACTCAAGCCATGGATTTGCTCGTGGACGTTTTGGAGCGAGATCG TTCGGACGTGGATATCGTTGAATTGGCCTTGGATACGATTTGCAATGTCGTcagcgtcgattcgacgtcgacgccgtcgacgagcgaactGGGAATCCAGTTCACGGAAATATTCATTAAGAAGCCGAAAAATGTCACGCTCGTTCTCACCTTTGTTGAG GACTACGATTTTCACTTGAGATGGCCCGCTGCAAAACTGCTCAACGTGTTGATTGTGAACAAATG TAATCAGATGCAAGAGATAATTGTCGGAAGTCCAATGG GTGTCTCAAAATTGATGGATTTATTGTCTGATAGCAGAGACTTCATTCGAAATGAG GGCATTCTTATACTCCTGCAGCTGACAAAAGGCAATGCAATGATTCaa AAAATAGTAGCATTTGAGAATGCTTTTGATCGCTTGCTCGACATCGTTTTTGACGAAGGGCTCAGCGACGGAG GGATTATTGTCGAAGATTGTATCCTACTGATGCACACTCTGTTGAAAAACAACACGTCAAATCAGAATTTCTTCAGGGAAGCGAG TCACATTCACAGGATTCTTCCCTTTTTCGATTTGGGTCTACCGATAAAGGGGAACTCGCCCGTTCAGTGGGACTCGCAGAAAATTGCCAATATAATGCACATGCTTAAG CTCGTTGGAATTCTCGTCTCTCCTGGGAATCCACAACAAGGCGTTGCTTCGTCCCAGAAGGCTATTCATAGCTGTG GTCTTACTCAGCTTTTTTGCGTTCTAATGTACTCGAATGGACTTGCCTCCGAACTGTTGACTCAG GCAATCAATACTGTAGCTGAAGTAATTCGGGGCAGTCCCGCTAATCAGGAGCTTTTCTCGAAGTTTCGGCTTCCCGGAGATCAAACGAa ATCGGCCGTACTGGGACTTCTGTCGACAATTGCTAGTGAGAAACAGCTCTTGCCTCTGCGATGTGCAGCGCTTTATTGCTTTCAG AGTTTTCTCTATAAGAACGAAGAGGGACAGGGGGAGATAGTGTCGACTTTGCTTCCATCGTCTAGTGACG TAGCCCAAACTGTGTCCGCGGGACAACTGCTTTGCACGGGACTATTCAG TCAAGATCCTCTTTGCACCTGGTCTGCGtctgtttctttggcggCTACCTTGAATGCTTTCCAACGAGAGCAACTATTGAGAGTGCAACTGGCCGTTACTGCTG ATCAACCCCCTACGACTCTCCTTCAGCTGTCTGTTGACTTAGTACGTCAG CCCAACGCTCATTTGCAGTCTCGCGTTGGTTTGTTGATTCTCCTTTCCACGTGGTTGGCTGGAAGTGCTCAGTGCGTTACCGTCTTCCTAAGCAATCAATCGAACATGTCTTTT CTTACTGGACTGGCCGAGCACGAACCAGACACAGAGCCAGATCGTCTCGTCCAAGGCTTGTCGTGCTTTCTACTTGGTATCTGCCTGGCCTGCCATCCCGGCACAGAGCTACCTTACTCTCG AGACGCGCTCCAGCAGATCATTCAGCAACGAATTGGTCTCGAGCGGTTCAATGGATGTCTCGGCTTTGTCATGCATTCGGAGGCATTCATACGAGCAGCCAAGCATCCACAG CTCGATGCAAAAAATGGAGAagaaattttatttgatCACATGTTCACCGTCTTCTTTAAAGACCAGTTTG ATACGGTTAGCAAGGCTGCTAGCAATCAGCTCAcgcttccttcgtcgtctcatTCTGGCCGCAGTCAGTCTCCCTTAGCGGCTGGAGCGGCAGTAGTGAACGGAGCGCCAGTGGAAGATCACGACAGCATCGTCACTTCGTACAAGGATCTAATTCGTGATCAGGATCAGCAGCTTCGGGATTTGAAAGCAGAATTGGAATCGGTGAAAGCGGAGCGGAATGAGGCATTGGCTGCTAAAAGAGATCTCGAACTTCGAGCTAGTACTATTTCGGAAGCGAAACGGG AGGATGATGGCACCGAGTCTAAACTTCAAATGCAGCTGGAAGAGACCCTAGCTATCAATGCTGCTATTCAAAACGAAATTCAAGAAGGACGCGACGCTATTGCCAACTTG GAAAGGCAATTAGCGGCTAGCAGACGGGCAGAGCAAGCTGCTAGTGAAAACGCCGATCTATTGAAGAGCAAAGCGGGGACGGAAGAGATGAACTTGTCAAGGGAAATAGGCGAGCTTAAAAGTCAGCTTGCCAATGTTGGAAGTGAAAAGGAAGCGTTGATTGCAGAAAGAGATTCTCTCCAACACGAGTTGAATAAACTG CAAAGTCAGACTGATGGACAGGATGATTCGACTAGGGAGCTGAAGAAAGTCCAAGCCGAATACGATGaattgcagaaaaaatgtgAAACGATTGAAAAGGAGATGGACGATCTGCTTGTCTTGCTGACAGAGAATACAGAGAAGAACaagaaactgaaagaaaaattgagaGGCCTGGGACAGGAAGtgagtgacgacgaagacgaagacgacgaggacgaggacgaggacgaagttTGA